The following are from one region of the Salvia hispanica cultivar TCC Black 2014 chromosome 1, UniMelb_Shisp_WGS_1.0, whole genome shotgun sequence genome:
- the LOC125222249 gene encoding chaperone protein dnaJ GFA2, mitochondrial-like translates to MARFQVHRLAHRSLSCFLLRYSHSHLCDSILNGACRSFSTSRSYQSSVLSNSKLGNVGSENYWLKLRFFNNYLGAARSIHSTAQLSRDYYDLLGVSKSATAPEIKKAYYGLAKKLHPDTNKDDPEAEKKFQEVQKAYEVLKDEVKRQQYDQLGHEAFEHAGNGEGPGFDPFGDSFHDIFKNSDIFNIFNRDMGGEDVKASIELSFMEAVQGCTKTMSIMTDLGCNTCGGTGVPPGTKPQTCKRCRGSGMVVSQAGHVTLQSTCPNCGGTGKIVSSLCKSCKGRRVVRGTKTVKLNVMAGVGHDETIKMPRSGGVDPDGNQHGDLYVKIKVREDPVFRREGADIHVDATLSITQAILGGMIRVPTLTGEVVVKVRPGTQPGQKVVLKKKGIKVRNSFSLGDEYVHFKVSIPTNLTERQRQLVEELAKEERGKDDKEDEDDKEEAAVASA, encoded by the exons ATGGCGCGATTCCAAGTCCACCGTCTCGCCCACCGCTCCCTCTCTTGCTTTCTCCTCCGCTACTCGCATTCACAT TTGTGTGATTCGATCTTGAATGGCGCGTGCAGGAGTTTCAGCACCTCGCGGTCCTATCAATCCAGTGTTCtttcaaattccaaattagGAAATG TGGGCAGCGAGAATTATTGGCTGAAGCTCcgatttttcaataattatttgggTGCAGCGAGATCAATTCACAGCACTG CTCAATTGTCTAGAGATTATTATGATTTACTTGGAGTTAGTAAAAGTGCAACTGCTCCAGAAATCAAGAAAGCTTATTATGGG CTTGCAAAGAAGTTACATCCAGATACAAATAAGGATGATCCAGAAGCTGAAAAGAAATTCCAAGAAGTTCAGAAAGCATATGAG GTCTTGAAAGATGAAGTAAAGCGGCAGCAATATGACCAG CTTGGGCATGAAGCTTTTGAACATGCTGGTAATGGTGAAGGTCCTGGGTTCGATCCATTTGGAGATTCTTTCCATGATATATTCAAAAACTCTGAT ATTTTCAACATCTTCAATAGGGACATGGGTGGCGAGGATGTGAAG GCTTCGATTGAACTTTCCTTTATGGAAGCCGTCCAGGGTTGCACCAAAACAATGTCAATCATGACGGATTTGGGTTGCAATACTTGTG GTGGAACTGGTGTTCCTCCAGGGACCAAGCCACAAACTTGTAAACGCTGTAGAGGTTCTGGCATG GTTGTATCCCAAGCTGGGCATGTAACACTACAATCTACTTGTCCGAACTGTGGAGGAACTGGAAAAATTGTATCG AGCTTATGCAAGTCTTGCAAGGGTAGGCGGGTAGTCAGAGGCACAAAAACTGTGAAGTTGAATGTCATGGCAG GGGTGGGCCATGATGAGACTATTAAGATGCCGAGAAGTGGGGGAGTGGATCCTGACGGAAATCAGCATGGTGATCTTTATGTTAAGATCAAG GTCAGAGAAGACCCAGTATTTCGTAGAGAAGGTGCCGATATCCATGTCGATGCAACATTGAGCATCACTCAG GCAATTTTGGGAGGAATGATCCGGGTTCCAACTCTGACTGGAGAAGTTGTCGTAAAG GTACGCCCTGGCACTCAACCTGGACAGAAGGttgttttgaagaaaaaag GGATCAAAGTAAGAAACTCGTTTTCTCTTGGAGATGAATACGTCCACTTTAAAGTTAGCATTCCAAC AAACTTGACCGAAAGGCAACGTCAATTGGTGGAGGAGCTAGCTAAGGAAGAGCGAGGAAAAGATGATAAAGAAGACGAAGATGATAAAGAAGAGGCAGCTGTTGCAAGTGCTTGA
- the LOC125222301 gene encoding (-)-isopiperitenone reductase-like, producing the protein MAEAGSRYALVTGGNKGIGLEICKQLASKGITVILTSRDEKRGIEAVQSLKDSGLSDYVVFQQLNVVDSASIAAAAQFLTTKYGRLDILVNNAGVSGVEGDVSSLQEAIEAMAAAVFATSKAETPPLQLKASGTMIQTYEAAEEVMQANFYGVKRVTEAFIPLLQLSDSPTIVNVSSLSGHLNFLRNERAKAVLSNEAGLTEESIDEVVREFLIDFKEGRLEENKWLIDGVAYQLSKATLNAYTKVLAKKHTDFIS; encoded by the exons ATGGCGGAGGCAGGTAGCAGGTATGCATTAGTCACCGGTGGGAACAAAGGAATCGGTTTGGAGATCTGTAAGCAGTTAGCTTCCAAAGGAATTACTGTGATATTAACTTCAAGGGATGAGAAGAGAGGCATTGAAGCAGTGCAATCCCTCAAGGACTCTGGCCTCTCTGATTATGTGGTTTTTCAACAACTCAATGTTGTCGATTCTGCAAGCATCGCTGCTGCTGCCCAATTCCTCACCACAAAATATGGGAGGCTTGACATTCTG GTGAACAATGCAGGCGTATCAGGAGTGGAGGGAGATGTTTCAAGTCTTCAAGAGGCGATAGAAGCAATGGCTGCTGCTGTCTTTGCTACCTCAAAGGCTGAGACGCCGCCGCTGCAGCTGAAAGCAAGTGGAACCATGATCCAGACATACGAGGCTGCAGAAGAGGTCATGCAAGCAAACTTCTACGGTGTAAAGAGAGTGACAGAAGCCTTTATTCCTCTCCTCCAACTATCTGATTCACCAACTATTGTCAATGTCTCCTCCTTAAGTGGCCACCTTAACTTCTTGCGGAACGAGCGTGCAAAAGCTGTGTTGAGCAACGAGGCGGGGCTGACAGAAGAGAGCATTGATGAGGTGGTGCGAGAATTCCTCATTGATTTCAAAGAGGGGAGATTGGAGGAGAACAAGTGGCTGATTGATGGTGTGGCGTATCAACTCTCTAAAGCAACATTGAATGCGTACACTAAAGTGTTGGCTAAGAAGCACACTGattttataagttaa
- the LOC125198599 gene encoding FT-interacting protein 1-like, with the protein MKLVVEVIDAHDLMPKDGLGSASPFVEVDFQNQLSRTKTIPKNLNPIWNQKLLFDFDKTQSHHCSIEVSVYHERRPVPGRSFLGRVRIPCSNLVTKDDQVYQSFQLESKSLLSFVKGEIGLKIYTLSQSNIHISSPKISLPTPPPHTLPSTTSSTTQSPIVDDSIKLIEVKGNTRTHTNPAETASPSKIPIQEAGSVIEERSETTHQIHKHQSVQQPIPTLLTRADGVHLPTMQNQTGPKLRRRAEHEATRPLHRDNNNFNNTTTNNNSSSNNNNINVNNNNNSSSNDNDFEVKEASLHLGEQWPNNTGRAWMSGERMAATLDLVEQMHYLYVRVVKARDLAASSDPYVEVKLGNYKGRTRHLERRPNPEWNQVFAFSKERIQSSILQVLVKDKDMIGRDDCLGGVVFDLNEIPTRVPPDSPLAPQWYRMEDRRGEGKVRGEVMVAVWMGTQADEAFTEAWHADAASVYGEGVFNIRSKVYVSPKLWYLRVNVIEAQDLVPNDRSRLPEVLVKVQIGNQVLRTGICPSRTANPIWNEDLVFVVAEPFEEHLVLTVEDQIHQSKDDVLGGITVPLDSIEKRLDHRPVRSRWFNLEKQREVRFSSRIHLRVCLEGGYHVLDESTMYISDQRPTAKQLWKPPIGVVELGIVRAEGLLPMK; encoded by the coding sequence ATGAAGTTGGTGGTGGAAGTTATAGATGCCCATGATCTCATGCCCAAAGACGGCCTCGGATCAGCCAGTCCTTTCGTCGAAGTTGATTTCCAAAACCAGCTCAGTCGAACCAAAACCATTcccaaaaacctcaaccccaTTTGGAACCAGAAACTCTTGTTTGATTTCGACAAGACACAGAGCCACCATTGTAGCATAGAGGTCTCTGTCTACCACGAGAGACGCCCTGTCCCGGGCAGGAGCTTTCTTGGGAGGGTTAGGATCCCTTGCTCAAATCTTGTCACCAAAGACGACCAAGTTTATCAGTCTTTCCAGCTCGAGAGCAAGTCTCTCCTTTCGTTTGTCAAAGGTGAGATTGGCCTCAAAATCTACACTTTATCACAATCAAACATCCATATTTCTTCTCCTAAAATCAGCCTTCCAACACCTCCTCCTCATACTCTTCCTTCTACCACTAGTAGTACAACTCAATCCCCCATTGTTGATGATTCTATCAAGTTGATTGAAGTCAAAGGAAACACTAGAACTCATACAAATCCCGCGGAAACAGCCTCTCCTAGCAAAATTCCAATCCAAGAAGCTGGTAGTGTGATTGAAGAGAGATCAGAAACCACTCACCAAATCCACAAGCATCAATCTGTGCAGCAACCAATCCCTACATTGCTGACTAGAGCCGACGGTGTCCATCTCCCAACAATGCAGAACCAAACCGGACCTAAGCTGCGTAGGAGAGCAGAGCACGAGGCCACCAGACCACTTCACCGAGACAACAACAACTTTAACAACACCACCACCAACAacaacagcagcagcaacaacaacaacatcaacgtcaacaacaacaacaacagcaGCAGCAATGACAACGACTTTGAGGTGAAAGAAGCGAGCCTCCACCTCGGCGAGCAGTGGCCTAACAACACGGGGAGAGCGTGGATGAGTGGCGAAAGAATGGCAGCCACACTAGACCTCGTGGAGCAGATGCATTACCTCTACGTCCGAGTCGTCAAGGCCAGGGACCTCGCTGCCTCCTCCGACCCCTACGTGGAGGTGAAGCTCGGCAACTACAAGGGCAGGACGCGCCACCTCGAGAGGAGGCCGAACCCTGAATGGAACCAGGTATTCGCCTTCTCGAAAGAGCGAATCCAATCGTCAATTCTCCAAGTGCTGGTGAAAGACAAGGACATGATCGGGAGGGACGATTGCCTCGGAGGAGTCGTGTTTGATCTGAATGAGATTCCGACTAGAGTCCCTCCGGATAGCCCTCTGGCGCCGCAGTGGTACAGGATGGAGGATCGGCGCGGCGAGGGGAAGGTGAGAGGCGAAGTGATGGTGGCGGTGTGGATGGGAACTCAGGCGGATGAGGCGTTTACAGAGGCGTGGCACGCTGACGCCGCCTCTGTTTACGGAGAGGGCGTGTTCAACATAAGGTCGAAGGTGTACGTTTCGCCTAAGCTGTGGTACCTTAGGGTTAACGTCATCGAGGCTCAGGATCTGGTGCCGAACGACCGGAGCCGCCTCCCGGAGGTGCTGGTGAAGGTGCAGATCGGGAATCAGGTGCTGAGAACGGGGATCTGCCCGAGCAGGACGGCGAATCCGATCTGGAACGAGGATTTAGTGTTCGTCGTTGCGGAGCCGTTTGAAGAGCATCTGGTGTTGACCGTTGAGGATCAGATTCATCAATCGAAGGACGATGTTCTCGGAGGGATTACCGTTCCTCTGGATTCGATCGAGAAGCGGCTGGATCACCGTCCTGTGCGATCGCGTTGGTTCAATCTGGAGAAGCAGAGAGAGGTTAGATTTTCCAGCAGAATACATCTGAGAGTGTGTTTGGAAGGAGGCTACCACGTGCTCGACGAATCGACGATGTATATAAGCGATCAACGCCCCACGGCGAAGCAGCTGTGGAAGCCTCCGATTGGAGTGGTGGAGTTGGGGATCGTGAGGGCGGAGGGGCTGCTGCCGATGAAG